A DNA window from Vigna unguiculata cultivar IT97K-499-35 chromosome 10, ASM411807v1, whole genome shotgun sequence contains the following coding sequences:
- the LOC114166965 gene encoding chromo domain protein LHP1-like: MDHAFRHRYHRLTAHHLTPGHGGCSARVVEPSGAADSGGGEVGVTKFKALRGTRDPVAEREDEEPQVGILTGRVRKEKGRGKKKFYEVEAIRRKRVRKGQVQYFIKWNGWPETANTWEPPENLVSVPDVVEAFEESLKSGRHRKRKRKHVVHHTQPKKRLERSTTPYSLRRFSSTVGSHSQSALPVLSDASLPVIPAFPQTVLFADELGNGAGNNLESAIPVNVNKSPIVSEQNVERNEENDYDPKLSELKASSAGGNEADRLAIRIPEAMPSGPGFAGNNGQTVAKPKGVRMETSESGRCRGAKRRKSGSVKRFNKELYAGEPANTQNPIGAAVSTDESALLTRNVGSGANHARPASNIVKIIKPIGYSASVASGAQDVLVTFVASKSDGTEVMVNNKYLKAFNPLLLINFYEQHLRYSPTS; encoded by the exons ATGGATCACGCTTTCAGGCATAGATACCATAGATTGACAGCTCATCACCTCACCCCAG GCCACGGCGGATGCTCCGCCCGAGTGGTGGAGCCTTCTGGTGCTGCGGATTCGGGAGGTGGAGAGGTGGGAGTGACAAAGTTCAAAGCTTTGAGGGGAACGAGGGACCCAGTTGCGGAACGGGAGGATGAGGAACCCCAGGTGGGGATTCTGACGGGGAGGGTGAGGAAGGAGAAGGGGAGGGGGAAGAAGA aattttatgaagttgaaGCTATACGTCGCAAGAGGGTGCGCAAG GGTCAGGTGCAATACTTTATCAAATG GAATGGGTGGCCTGAGACAGCCAACACTTGGGAGCCACCAGAAAATCTGGTTTCTGTTCCTGATGTTGTTGAAGCTTTTGAGGAGAG CTTGAAGTCAGGAAGACACCGTAAGCGCAAACGCAAGCACGTGGTGCATCATACTCAACCCAAGAAGAGGCTGGAGCGTTCTACCACTCCTTACAGTCTTCGACGCTTTTCGAGTACCGTTGGAAGCCATTCACAGTCTGCTCTTCCTGTTCTTAGTGACGCTAGCCTTCCTGTTATTCCTGCCTTTCCTCAGACTGTTCTTTTTGCTGATGAATTGGGAAATGGTGCTGGCAACAATCTTGAAAGTGCCATACCTGTTAATGTTAACAAATCTCCAATTGTTTCAGAACAAAATGTTGAAAGGAATGAGGAAAATGATTATGATCCTAAGCTTAGTGAGCTGAAAGCCTCTTCTGCCGGTGGGAATGAAGCTGACAGGCTTGCAATACGGATTCCAGAAGCAATGCCTTCTGGTCCTGGGTTTGCTGGCAATAATGGTCAAACAGTTGCTAAGCCAAAGGGGGTTCGCATGGAAACAAGTGAAAGTGGTCGCTGCCGAGGAGCCAAAAGGAGAAAATCTGGTTCTGTAAAGAGGTTCAACAAAGAATTATATGCTGGTGAGCCTGCCAATACACAGAACCCAATTGGAGCAGCTGTTAGTACAGATGAGTCAGCCCTACTAACACGGAATGTTGGTAGTGGTGCTAATCATGCCAGACCTGCTAGCAATATTGTAAAGATTATAAAGCCAATAGGCTATTCAGCTTCTGTAGCCAGCGGAGCGCAGGATGTTTTGGTAACCTTTGTGGCTTCAAA GTCTGATGGAACAGAGGTGATGGTTAACAACAAGTATCTAAAAGCATTTAATCCACTTCTG CTCATCAATTTCTATGAGCAGCATCTTCGCTACAGCCCTACATCTTGA